One genomic segment of Arachis duranensis cultivar V14167 chromosome 4, aradu.V14167.gnm2.J7QH, whole genome shotgun sequence includes these proteins:
- the LOC107485842 gene encoding uncharacterized protein LOC107485842 — translation MFGRKVFLTYKRKRQSSSEDAHNYSLSAQDKHDKQTAEKATEKNEEKRMRGCSSWLPVRKPDSLRSGEQGNCDATEVMVTRSKSFSSRHQCEDTSETARDAGELLAVHAEKASKNASGPLGDSCATEISKNEFSNCPNIQCTSPSVKLDAGNGLNLVGSEACITRECSSPKGNESSVLNKSRIEEFTDSQLKDGFINPSRRKVIKTKLGSPLITFNRCHKRKRDSDATDGQSELLHGKENISALAKWSMLVNVNASASSTNESSCEECPVDKVPDLNQSVDHLERGKLLNQIQNEAFSKSCSTVFLADLNQSVELSERGVLNQAREKAENAPHPDTSGVVSATCVTHFGEQLHHGEDIDKTGTIAIEPGQSCLIQKDAEHMHKDCEGVSINVDSSDPCPTTTADQELESEPSVREAMRNGTCDDAEKTGGLREFDLLVDSSDENIVDLNLGVGKHPVNLKMTTPADKLASISSSSATVEDQISPLELLNVKDTQMIPEGTSSDVCSIIAQPQSTGSMMSSKRMNVQQSKIIRSEPVPTVSLSLGLSLPVEPNIGGCDSITCLSLLPLPNSSSETKGSVQDMLSEYSASRKPWHRRHKMMLESIVSRARSLNERGIFQDNLMPHPTMWSEEELDYLWIGVRRHGKGNWDAMLRDPRLRFSPLRLAKDLADRWEDEQLKVLNDVAFPQFMYPKAASLEGNFCLDPKASFWRESAIDNTKLSPEDMFSYRDSNTLKKSRARLNSHGNTTGRNHRPGFHSRKASYNKSADNYEWGSFPGSLSLPRENSYSNDFPFNFSTGNSNLPHWLREAIFAPPLKSVEPNLAPATAVSLSSHPEHGLDAGKSSFVPQNRLSGLGTTEPQMSNQNGSSHCATYSRRRFGMMKVNKPLEQHVKKSDALIIIDSDTSSEETISDDNRSSL, via the exons ATGTTCGGCCGCAAAGTTTTCCTAACATACAAAAGAAAGCGACAATCATCTTCTGAAGATGCCCATAATTATTCTTTATCTGCACAAGATAAACATGACAAGCAAACTGCTGAGAAGGCAACGGAAAAGAATGAAGAGAAACGGATG CGAGGTTGTTCATCATGGCTCCCGGTTCGCAAACCTGACAGCCTTAGGTCCGGAGAGCAAGGAAATTGTGATGCAACAGAAGTAATGGTTACTAGGTCtaaatcattttcatcaaggCATCAATGCGAGGATACCTCAGAGACGGCAAGGGATGCTGGTGAATTACTTGCTGTACACGCAGAAAAGGCTTCAAAGAATGCTTCTGGTCCTCTTGGAGATTCCTGTGCCACTGAAATCTCTAAGAATGAATTTAGCAATTGTCCAAATATACAATGCACTTCCCCTTCAGTTAAATTGGATGCTGGGAATGGTTTGAATTTAGTTGGCTCAGAGGCATGCATTACAAGGGAATGCAGCTCTCCAAAAGGCAATGAATCTTCTGTATTGAATAAGTCAAGAATAGAAGAATTTACTGATTCACAGTTAAAAGATGGTTTCATTAACCCATCTCGACGTAAGGTTATAAAGACTAAGTTGGGCAGCCCATTAATTACCTTCAATCGATgccataaaagaaaaagagattcAGATGCAACCGATGGACAAAGCGAATTATTGCACGGGAAGGAAAATATATCAGCGCTAGCCAAGTGGAGCATGCTTGTTAATGTTAATGCCAGTGCTAGTTCTACCAATGAATCATCTTGTGAGGAATGTCCTGTAGATAAAGTACCAGACCTTAATCAATCAGTGGATCATTTGGAAAGAGGGAAGCTGTTGAATCAAATCCAAAATGAAGCATTCTCTAAAAGCTGCTCTACGGTTTTTCTGGCTGACCTTAATCAATCAGTTGAGCTTTCAGAAAGAGGGGTGCTTAATCAAGCTAGAGAAAAA GCAGAAAATGCACCCCATCCGGACACTTCGGGAGTTGTTTCCGCAACATG TGTGACACATTTTGGGGAGCAACTGCATCATGGCGAGGACATAGACAAAACCGGTACCATTGCAATAGAACCAGGCCAGAGTTGCCTAATTCAAAAGGATGCTGAACATATGCATAAGGATTGTGAAGGAGTTTCTATCAATGTTGATTCTAGTGATCCCTGCCCAACCACAACTGCTGATCAGGAACTAGAGTCCGAGCCATCTGTAAGAGAGGCCATGCGAAATGGTACATGTGATGATGCGGAAAAAACCGGAGGACTCCGTGAATTTGACCTGCTTGTTGATTCTTCAG ACGAGAACATAGTTGATTTAAACTTGGGTGTTGGCAAACATCCCGTAAATTTGAAGATGACAACTCCTGCAGACAAATTGGCCTCTATAAGCAGTAGTTCTGCCACTGTGGAAGATCAAATTTCTCCATTGGAATTGTTAAATGTCAAAGATACACAG ATGATTCCAGAAGGAACATCCAGTGATGTTTGCTCAATCATTGCTCAACCTCAGTCAACTGGTAGCATGATGTCTAGCAAAAGAATGAATGTTCAACAAAGTAAAATTATTCGATCGGAACCTGTGCCAACAGTTTCACTTTCTTTGGGTTTGTCTTTACCTGTTGAGCCTAACATTGGAGGTTGTGATTCCATTACTTGCTTGTCACTATTGCCTTTGCCAAATTCATCGAGTGAAACCAAAGGTTCTGTACAAGACATGTTATCTGAATATTCAGCAAGCCGAAAACCGTGGCATCGCCGACACAAAATGATGCTTGAGAGCATTGTAAGCAGAGCAAGATCTTTGAATGAAAGGGGCATTTTTCAAGATAACTTGATGCCACACCCAACCATGTGGTCTGAAGAGGAGCTGGATTATCTCTGGATTGGTGTGAGGAGACATGGTAAGGGGAATTGGGACGCCATGCTAAGGGATCCAAGACTGAGGTTTTCGCCGTTAAGGTTAGCAAAGGACCTTGCTGATCGTTGGGAGGATGAACAATTAAAAGTTTTGAATGATGTTGCTTTTCCACAGTTCATGTATCCAAAAGCCGCATCATTGGAAGGAAACTTCTGCTTAGATCCTAAAGCAAGTTTTTGGAGAGAAAGTGCAATAGACAATACTAAGCTTTCGCCGGAAGATATGTTTTCTTACAGGGACAGTAATACCCTAAAGAAATCCCGTGCTCGGTTAAATTCTCATGGTAACACCACCGGACGGAATCATAGGCCGGGCTTTCATTCTAGGAAGGCCTCTTACAACAAAAGTGCAGATAATTATGAATGGGGATCTTTTCCTGGGAGCTTGAGTCTTCCCAGAGAAAATTCTTATTCAAATGACTTTCCCTTTAACTTTTCCACAGGAAACAGTAATTTGCCTCACTGGCTGAGAGAAGCAATTTTCGCTCCTCCTTTAAAGTCAGTTGAGCCGAACCTGGCTCCGGCCACAGCCGTTTCTTTGAGTTCTCATCCGGAGCATGGCTTGGATGCCGGGAAGTCTAGCTTTGTGCCTCAAAATAGGTTGAGTGGTTTGGGAACAACTGAGCCACAAATGTCAAATCAAAATGGTTCTTCTCACTGTGCAACCtattcaagaagaagatttgGGATGATGAAAGTGAATAAGCCATTGGAGCAACATGTCAAGAAATCAGATGCCTTAATCATTATTGATAGTGACACATCTTCTGAAGAGACCATATCTGATGATAACCGTTCCAGCTTATAA
- the LOC107485843 gene encoding wall-associated receptor kinase-like 1 isoform X2: MELQYLNIISTIFILLSLFPQYLHCQQQFLNETVFDCSSNPSTPKGYLCNSPKKSCTSFLVYRSKPPYNTPQTISNLLASEESTVSSINKISSNKKIPTNKSIIVPVSCSCSGNIYQHNAFYTVNKDDTYFMLVNTTYQGLTTCQALMGQNYYASVNIAIGAQLTVPMLCACPTANQTAKGVTSLLVYSLGEGDTIKSIGETYGVDEQSILDANELNQTSNGNRSLSLMARTPILIPLRGKSCKDDPESFYCTCSQGDVTNSSLMGLNCEESDGVGIGAGFLCLFLLGYKLYQCIQKKREKLHKEKLFKQNGGYLLQEKVSSYTNGQRTKLFTEEELKRATDNYNQSRFLGQGGFGTVYKGMLPDGTIVAVKRSKEMERNQIQTFVNEVVILSQINHRNIVKLLGCCLETEAPLLVYEFIPNGTLSDHIHVKEDESSSLSWDGRLRIACEVAGAVAYMHSAASVPIFHRDIKPSNILLDSNYSAKVSDFGTSKSLPLDNTHLTTAVRGTFGYIDPEYFQSNQYTDRSDVYSFGVVLVELITGRKPLSLLQDEGQHLIAEFISLMKENQLSEILDAKVLKEAREDHILAIANLAMRCLRLSGKKRPTMKEVSAELEALRTAESSVLIDVDHISPEDDGSPSHTTRGPIQESGEESILVSLQMESTSF; this comes from the exons ATGGAGCTTCAATACCTCAACATTATTTCCACAATCTTCATTCTCTTATCTCTATTTCCTCAATATCTCCATTGCCAACAACAATTCCTCAATGAAACTGTCTTTGACTGCTCCAGCAACCCTTCCACACCAAAAGGGTACCTCTGCAATAGTCCTAAAAAATCATGCACTTCCTTCTTAGTTTACAGGTCCAAACCTCCCTATAACACCCCTCAAACCATTTCAAATCTTCTTGCTTCTGAAGAATCCACAGTATCCTCCATCAACAAAAtttcaagtaataaaaaaattcctaCCAACAAATCAATAATTGTTCCTGTGTCTTGCTCCTGTTCTGGAAATATTTATCAACACAATGCTTTTTACACAGTCAATAAGGATGACACATATTTCATGTTAGTGAACACTACTTACCAAGGCCTCACAACATGCCAGGCTTTGATGGGTCAGAACTACTATGCTTCTGTCAACATTGCCATTGGTGCTCAGCTCACAGTTCCCATGCTATGTGCTTGTCCAACTGCAAACCAAACAGCAAAAGGCGTGACATCATTGCTCGTTTACTCGCTTGGCGAAGGCGACACAATCAAGTCAATAGGAGAGACTTATGGTGTTGATGAACAAAGTATTCTTGATGCCAATGAGCTGAACCAGACATCAAATGGAAACAGAAGCTTGAGCCTTATGGCGAGGACTCCGATTTTGATTCCATTGAGGGGTAAGAGCTGCAAAGATGATCCAGAGAGTTTCTATTGTACATGTTCTCAGGGAGATGTCACAAATTCAAGCCTCATGGGACTCAACTGTGAAGAATCAGATG GTGTTGGCATTGGTGCTGGCTTTCTCTGTTTGTTTCTTCTTGGTTATAAGCTGTACCAATGCATacagaaaaagagagaaaaacttCATAAAGAAAAGCTGTTCAAGCAAAATGGTGGCTACTTGCTACAAGAGAAGGTCTCATCTTATACAAATGGACAAAGGACAAAGCTTTTTACCGAGGAGGAGCTGAAGAGAGCAACAGATAACTACAACCAGAGTAGGTTCCTTGGTCAAGGTGGCTTTGGCACGGTCTACAAAGGAATGTTACCGGACGGAACCATAGTCGCCGTTAAGAGATCAAAAGAGATGGAAAGGAACCAGATACAGACTTTTGTCAATGAAGTTGTGATTCTATCACAGATTAACCACAGGAACATTGTTAAACTCTTGGGGTGTTGTCTTGAGACAGAAGCACCATTACTTGTCTATGAATTTATTCCAAATGGAACACTTTCTGACCATATTCATGTGAAAGAGGACGAGTCATCATCGCTTTCATGGGATGGCCGCCTTCGAATTGCTTGTGAGGTAGCTGGAGCAGTGGCCTATATGCATTCTGCAGCTTCTGTTCCTATCTTCCATAGAGACATCAAACCTTCAAACATACTCCTAGACAGCAACTACAGTGCTAAAGTTTCTGATTTTGGAACATCTAAATCACTTCCATTGGATAATACTCACTTGACAACTGCAGTAAGAGGAACTTTTGGGTACATAGATCCTGAGTATTTTCAGTCCAATCAATATACAGATAGAAGTGATGTGTATAGTTTCGGAGTTGTGCTTGTTGAGCTCATAACTGGGAGGAAACCACTTTCATTGTTACAAGATGAGGGTCAGCATCTGATAGCAGAATTCATTTCTCTGATGAAGGAGAACCAGCTTTCTGAAATTCTGGATGCCAAAGTGCTCAAGGAAGCAAGGGAAGATCACATTCTTGCCATTGCAAATCTTGCAATGAGATGCTTGAGACTCAGTGGGAAGAAAAGACCAACCATGAAAGAAGTTTCAGCAGAACTAGAAGCATTGAGAACAGCAGAGAGTTCCGTACTTATCGACGTTGACCACATCTCGCCTGAAGATGATGGATCACCTAGCCACACCACCAGGGGACCAATTCAAGAATCTGGAGAGGAAAGCATTTTGGTATCCCTACAAATGGAGTCCACATCCTTCTAA
- the LOC107485843 gene encoding wall-associated receptor kinase-like 1 isoform X1 → MELQYLNIISTIFILLSLFPQYLHCQQQFLNETVFDCSSNPSTPKGYLCNSPKKSCTSFLVYRSKPPYNTPQTISNLLASEESTVSSINKISSNKKIPTNKSIIVPVSCSCSGNIYQHNAFYTVNKDDTYFMLVNTTYQGLTTCQALMGQNYYASVNIAIGAQLTVPMLCACPTANQTAKGVTSLLVYSLGEGDTIKSIGETYGVDEQSILDANELNQTSNGNRSLSLMARTPILIPLRGKSCKDDPESFYCTCSQGDVTNSSLMGLNCEESDGQKFPAKLVAALGVGIGAGFLCLFLLGYKLYQCIQKKREKLHKEKLFKQNGGYLLQEKVSSYTNGQRTKLFTEEELKRATDNYNQSRFLGQGGFGTVYKGMLPDGTIVAVKRSKEMERNQIQTFVNEVVILSQINHRNIVKLLGCCLETEAPLLVYEFIPNGTLSDHIHVKEDESSSLSWDGRLRIACEVAGAVAYMHSAASVPIFHRDIKPSNILLDSNYSAKVSDFGTSKSLPLDNTHLTTAVRGTFGYIDPEYFQSNQYTDRSDVYSFGVVLVELITGRKPLSLLQDEGQHLIAEFISLMKENQLSEILDAKVLKEAREDHILAIANLAMRCLRLSGKKRPTMKEVSAELEALRTAESSVLIDVDHISPEDDGSPSHTTRGPIQESGEESILVSLQMESTSF, encoded by the exons ATGGAGCTTCAATACCTCAACATTATTTCCACAATCTTCATTCTCTTATCTCTATTTCCTCAATATCTCCATTGCCAACAACAATTCCTCAATGAAACTGTCTTTGACTGCTCCAGCAACCCTTCCACACCAAAAGGGTACCTCTGCAATAGTCCTAAAAAATCATGCACTTCCTTCTTAGTTTACAGGTCCAAACCTCCCTATAACACCCCTCAAACCATTTCAAATCTTCTTGCTTCTGAAGAATCCACAGTATCCTCCATCAACAAAAtttcaagtaataaaaaaattcctaCCAACAAATCAATAATTGTTCCTGTGTCTTGCTCCTGTTCTGGAAATATTTATCAACACAATGCTTTTTACACAGTCAATAAGGATGACACATATTTCATGTTAGTGAACACTACTTACCAAGGCCTCACAACATGCCAGGCTTTGATGGGTCAGAACTACTATGCTTCTGTCAACATTGCCATTGGTGCTCAGCTCACAGTTCCCATGCTATGTGCTTGTCCAACTGCAAACCAAACAGCAAAAGGCGTGACATCATTGCTCGTTTACTCGCTTGGCGAAGGCGACACAATCAAGTCAATAGGAGAGACTTATGGTGTTGATGAACAAAGTATTCTTGATGCCAATGAGCTGAACCAGACATCAAATGGAAACAGAAGCTTGAGCCTTATGGCGAGGACTCCGATTTTGATTCCATTGAGGGGTAAGAGCTGCAAAGATGATCCAGAGAGTTTCTATTGTACATGTTCTCAGGGAGATGTCACAAATTCAAGCCTCATGGGACTCAACTGTGAAGAATCAGATGGTCAAAAATTTCCTGCTAAATTGGTTGCAGCACTag GTGTTGGCATTGGTGCTGGCTTTCTCTGTTTGTTTCTTCTTGGTTATAAGCTGTACCAATGCATacagaaaaagagagaaaaacttCATAAAGAAAAGCTGTTCAAGCAAAATGGTGGCTACTTGCTACAAGAGAAGGTCTCATCTTATACAAATGGACAAAGGACAAAGCTTTTTACCGAGGAGGAGCTGAAGAGAGCAACAGATAACTACAACCAGAGTAGGTTCCTTGGTCAAGGTGGCTTTGGCACGGTCTACAAAGGAATGTTACCGGACGGAACCATAGTCGCCGTTAAGAGATCAAAAGAGATGGAAAGGAACCAGATACAGACTTTTGTCAATGAAGTTGTGATTCTATCACAGATTAACCACAGGAACATTGTTAAACTCTTGGGGTGTTGTCTTGAGACAGAAGCACCATTACTTGTCTATGAATTTATTCCAAATGGAACACTTTCTGACCATATTCATGTGAAAGAGGACGAGTCATCATCGCTTTCATGGGATGGCCGCCTTCGAATTGCTTGTGAGGTAGCTGGAGCAGTGGCCTATATGCATTCTGCAGCTTCTGTTCCTATCTTCCATAGAGACATCAAACCTTCAAACATACTCCTAGACAGCAACTACAGTGCTAAAGTTTCTGATTTTGGAACATCTAAATCACTTCCATTGGATAATACTCACTTGACAACTGCAGTAAGAGGAACTTTTGGGTACATAGATCCTGAGTATTTTCAGTCCAATCAATATACAGATAGAAGTGATGTGTATAGTTTCGGAGTTGTGCTTGTTGAGCTCATAACTGGGAGGAAACCACTTTCATTGTTACAAGATGAGGGTCAGCATCTGATAGCAGAATTCATTTCTCTGATGAAGGAGAACCAGCTTTCTGAAATTCTGGATGCCAAAGTGCTCAAGGAAGCAAGGGAAGATCACATTCTTGCCATTGCAAATCTTGCAATGAGATGCTTGAGACTCAGTGGGAAGAAAAGACCAACCATGAAAGAAGTTTCAGCAGAACTAGAAGCATTGAGAACAGCAGAGAGTTCCGTACTTATCGACGTTGACCACATCTCGCCTGAAGATGATGGATCACCTAGCCACACCACCAGGGGACCAATTCAAGAATCTGGAGAGGAAAGCATTTTGGTATCCCTACAAATGGAGTCCACATCCTTCTAA
- the LOC107485803 gene encoding wall-associated receptor kinase-like 9 — protein sequence MGQNYYPPNGLPIGAELTVPLLCACPTENQTSTGVTSLLVDLINYGDTLKSIGESYGVGEQSMLEANKPQSKNSSSFTLLALTPILVPLRGKSCKEDPNSFYCNCSKEFLVDGSLKGIYCDESDGQKFPAKLVVCIGVGIGVGFLCLFLLGYKLYQYIQKKRERIHKEKLFKQNGGYLLQEKVSSSHGNGSQKVIMKLFTAEELQRATANYNWSRFLGQGGYGKVYKGMLPDGTIVAVKRCKEIERNQIETFVNEVVILSQINHRNIVKLLGCCLETEAPLLVYEFIPNGTLAQHIHSKHHESSSPLSWDSRLRIACEVAGTVAYMHSSASIPIFHRDIKPTNILLDSNYSAKVSDFGTSRSLPQDKTHLTTQIGGTFRYIDPEYFQSSQFSDKSDMYSFGVVLVEIITGKKPISFIEEDEGQNLIAEFISVMKENKVCDILDPKVLKEAKKDEIVAIQILQ from the exons ATGGGGCAGAACTACTATCCCCCTAATGGACTTCCAATTGGTGCTGAACTCACAGTTCCTTTGTTATGTGCTTGTCCAACAGAAAATCAAACTTCAACAGGTGTCACTTCCTTATTGGTTGATTTGATCAACTATGGTGACACCTTGAAGTCCATAGGAGAATCTTATGGTGTTGGTGAACAAAGTATGTTAGAGGCTAATAAGCCACAAAGTAAAAATAGTAGCAGCTTCACCCTCTTGGCCTTGACTCCTATCTTGGTTCCTCTAAGAGGAAAGAGTTGCAAAGAGGATCCAAATAGTTTCTATTGTAACTGTTCTAAGGAATTCCTTGTTGATGGAAGCTTAAAGGGGATTTATTGTGATGAGTCTGATGGTCAAAAATTCCCTGCCAAATTGGTTGTTTGCATTG GTGTTGGCATTGGTGTAGGCTTTCTCTGTTTGTTTCTCTTGGGTTATAAACTATACCAATACATacagaaaaagagagaaaggatTCACAAGGAAAAGCTATTCAAACAGAATGGTGGCTACTTGTTACAAGAGAAAGTGTCATCATCACATGGAAATGGATCCCAAAAGGTAATAATGAAGCTTTTCACAGCTGAGGAACTTCAAAGAGCAACAGCTAACTACAACTGGAGCAGGTTTCTTGGTCAAGGTGGATATGGAAAAGTCTACAAAGGAATGCTACCTGATGGAACCATAGTAGCTGTTAAGAGATGTAAGGAGATTGAGAGGAACCAGATTGAGACTTTTGTCAATGAAGTTGTCATTTTATCACAGATTAATCACAG GAACATTGTGAAGCTCTTGGGGTGCTGTCTTGAGACAGAAGCACCACTACTAGTCTATGAGTTCATTCCAAATGGAACACTTGCACAACATATTCATAGCAAACACCATGAATCATCTTCACCACTTTCATGGGATAGCCGGCTTCGAATCGCATGCGAGGTAGCCGGAACAGTGGCCTATATGCATTCTTCAGCTTCAATTCCCATCTTCCATAGAGATATCAAACCTACTAACATACTCTTAGATAGTAACTATAGTGCAAAAGTGTCTGATTTTGGAACATCAAGATCATTGCCACAAGACAAGACTCACTTGACAACACAAATAGGAGGAACTTTCCGATACATCGACCCTGAATATTTCCAATCTAGTCAATTTTCGGATAAGAGTGACATGTATAGTTTTGGAGTTGTGCTTGTTGAAATCATAACTGGGAAGAAGCCGATTTCAtttatagaagaagatgagggtCAGAATTTGATTGCTGAATTCATTTCTGTTATGAAGGAGAACAAAGTTTGTGATATCTTGGATCCCAAGGTATTGAAGGAAGCTAAGAAGGATGAGATTGTTGCAATTCAAATCTTGCAATGA